Proteins from one Desulfonema limicola genomic window:
- the aroF gene encoding 3-deoxy-7-phosphoheptulonate synthase, which yields MLIVMDKTATQEQIDRVIGSIEKKGYTARPIPGGDRMAIGVLRNKGAVDASLFLGLEGVKDVVPVTRAYKLVSREFQPEDTVIKVRDAVIGNGHMAIIAGPCAVESEIQALTIAEHVKKAGADLFRGGAFKPRTSPYSFQGLGEQGLKILAKVREETGLGIITEVMDYETFDMVEEYSDIIQIGTRNMQNFSLLKRAGHAKKPVCLKRGMAATIDEWLMAAEYIMEGGNTQVILCERGVRTFVNHSRNTLDVSAVPVVRKESHLPIIIDPSHAAGRRDQVIPLSRASVAAGAHGLMVEVHHDPDNAMSDGAQSLYPSQFESLCRQVDSIYKLLNNTGQDNL from the coding sequence ATGCTGATAGTGATGGACAAAACCGCAACCCAGGAACAGATTGACAGGGTAATTGGTTCTATAGAAAAAAAAGGATATACAGCCCGCCCTATACCAGGCGGAGACCGTATGGCAATCGGCGTGCTTCGTAACAAGGGTGCAGTTGATGCTTCTTTGTTTCTTGGTTTGGAAGGTGTTAAGGATGTAGTCCCTGTAACCCGTGCCTATAAACTGGTGAGCCGTGAATTTCAGCCTGAAGATACTGTTATCAAGGTTAGAGATGCAGTAATTGGAAATGGTCATATGGCAATTATTGCAGGTCCGTGTGCTGTTGAAAGTGAGATCCAGGCTCTGACCATTGCAGAACATGTGAAAAAAGCCGGGGCAGATTTGTTCAGGGGAGGAGCCTTTAAACCCCGCACATCTCCATATTCCTTCCAGGGGCTTGGAGAACAGGGATTGAAGATTTTGGCAAAGGTCAGGGAAGAAACAGGGCTGGGGATTATTACCGAGGTTATGGATTATGAAACATTTGATATGGTGGAAGAATATTCTGATATAATCCAGATTGGAACCAGGAATATGCAGAATTTCAGTCTGTTAAAAAGAGCAGGCCATGCAAAAAAACCTGTATGTCTAAAAAGGGGTATGGCAGCAACCATTGATGAATGGCTTATGGCAGCAGAATATATTATGGAAGGGGGCAACACCCAGGTTATCCTTTGTGAACGAGGGGTTCGCACCTTTGTTAATCACAGCCGCAATACTCTTGATGTATCTGCCGTGCCAGTAGTAAGAAAAGAAAGTCATCTGCCCATTATTATTGATCCCAGTCATGCAGCAGGCCGGAGAGATCAGGTAATTCCCCTGAGCCGGGCTTCAGTTGCAGCAGGTGCCCATGGTCTTATGGTTGAGGTTCATCATGATCCTGACAATGCAATGAGCGACGGTGCCCAGTCTCTTTATCCCAGCCAGTTTGAAAGCCTTTGCAGACAGGTTGATTCAATTTATAAACTTCTTAACAATACAGGACAGGATAATCTTTAA
- a CDS encoding amino acid ABC transporter substrate-binding protein — MKKFFKLYLVILLAGAIALPVSLMAGETFDAVKKKGFVQVGVNGSLFGFGMPDEKGVWKGLDVDTGRAVAAAVFGDAQKVKFIPLTAVQRFTALQSGEIDVLCRNATQTLSRDTSLGLDFAQVNYYDGQGFLVSKKLGVKNAKELDGATVCVLPGTTTELNAADYFRSNGLKWKPVVIEQTAELAKAFFAGRCDCLTSDASQLAGTRAVAPNPSDYIILPEIISKNHWHLLFAMVMNNGKILSITLFLL, encoded by the coding sequence ATGAAAAAATTCTTTAAACTCTATCTGGTTATTCTGCTTGCCGGAGCTATTGCACTGCCCGTATCCTTGATGGCTGGTGAAACCTTTGATGCTGTGAAGAAAAAAGGATTTGTCCAGGTTGGTGTAAATGGAAGCCTTTTTGGTTTTGGTATGCCTGATGAAAAAGGCGTATGGAAAGGGCTTGATGTGGATACAGGCCGTGCTGTTGCTGCTGCTGTATTTGGAGATGCTCAAAAGGTAAAATTTATCCCTTTGACAGCAGTTCAGCGTTTTACAGCTCTTCAATCAGGGGAGATAGATGTTTTATGCCGTAATGCAACCCAGACCTTGAGCAGAGATACTTCCCTGGGCCTGGATTTTGCACAGGTGAATTATTATGATGGTCAGGGTTTCCTGGTTTCAAAAAAACTGGGTGTTAAAAATGCTAAAGAACTTGACGGGGCAACAGTATGTGTTCTGCCTGGAACCACAACAGAACTGAATGCTGCTGACTATTTCCGGTCAAATGGTCTTAAATGGAAACCTGTTGTAATAGAGCAGACTGCAGAACTTGCAAAAGCCTTTTTTGCAGGAAGATGCGACTGCCTGACCTCTGATGCCTCACAGCTTGCAGGAACCCGTGCTGTTGCTCCTAATCCTTCTGACTATATTATTTTGCCTGAAATTATCTCAAAGAACCACTGGCACCTGCTGTTCGCCATGGTGATGAACAATGGAAAGATATTGTCAATTACTCTGTTCTTGCTATGA
- a CDS encoding amino acid ABC transporter permease produces MNTKELNNFEDLKPPIINVGIIGWIKANLFNNWFNSILTLAVLFFFWKTIPPLFRWAFIDSLWMSTGTECHQSGGACWSIIPANIQFIIFGFYPADQQWRPLLAMILLAVLLIISRNRNFWNKTLFYIWISGFFIMGLLMKGGLGLEPVESTQWGGLPLTLILSVFGLTAAYPLGIALALGRQSKMPVIKVLSIVYIELIRGVPLISLLFMSAIIFPLFLPEGITLNKIFRAQAAIIMFTAAYVAEVVRGGLQAIPRGQYEAADSIGLNYFQTMRLIILPQALKIVIPPTVSVLISAFKDTSLVVIIALYDVLKTTQSTLSNPKWMGFSTEAYIFVAVIYFVCCYFMSTWSRKLEKELST; encoded by the coding sequence TTGAATACCAAAGAATTAAATAATTTTGAAGATTTAAAGCCTCCCATAATCAATGTGGGCATTATTGGATGGATTAAGGCAAACCTTTTTAATAACTGGTTTAATTCAATCCTGACCCTTGCAGTATTATTTTTTTTCTGGAAAACAATTCCTCCTCTTTTCAGGTGGGCTTTTATTGACAGCCTGTGGATGTCCACAGGCACTGAGTGCCATCAGTCAGGAGGTGCCTGCTGGTCTATTATTCCTGCAAATATACAATTTATAATATTTGGATTTTATCCGGCAGATCAGCAATGGAGACCCCTTTTGGCTATGATCCTGCTGGCAGTTCTTCTTATTATATCCAGAAACCGGAATTTCTGGAATAAAACCCTGTTTTATATCTGGATTTCAGGCTTTTTTATCATGGGACTGCTTATGAAAGGAGGGCTTGGTCTGGAACCTGTGGAAAGTACCCAGTGGGGCGGACTTCCCCTGACTTTAATCCTATCTGTGTTTGGCCTGACTGCCGCCTATCCCCTAGGCATTGCTCTTGCCCTGGGCCGTCAGTCAAAAATGCCTGTAATCAAGGTTCTCAGTATTGTATATATTGAGCTGATACGGGGTGTTCCCCTTATCAGCCTTCTTTTTATGTCAGCTATTATTTTCCCTCTTTTTCTTCCTGAAGGCATAACCCTAAATAAAATATTCAGGGCACAGGCTGCAATTATCATGTTTACAGCAGCTTATGTTGCAGAAGTGGTAAGAGGAGGACTTCAGGCAATTCCAAGAGGGCAGTATGAAGCAGCTGATTCCATAGGATTAAATTATTTCCAGACCATGCGCCTTATAATTTTACCCCAGGCCCTGAAGATCGTCATACCGCCTACAGTCAGTGTTCTTATATCTGCTTTTAAAGATACATCCCTGGTAGTTATCATAGCCCTGTACGATGTATTAAAAACAACCCAGTCAACCCTTTCCAACCCCAAATGGATGGGGTTTTCTACGGAAGCTTATATATTTGTTGCTGTTATATATTTTGTATGCTGCTATTTTATGTCAACCTGGAGCAGAAAACTGGAAAAAGAATTGAGTACTTAA
- a CDS encoding amino acid ABC transporter permease, which yields MENSDLDSENITKIFFWHDPEKRSIFFQAAALCLILGAGYFLFNNTVKNLERQAIATGFGFLGKEAAFEIGESLISYSAADTYARALAVGVLNTLKVSFIGIILTVLLGTLIGIARLSTNWLVSKLAAVYIEVLQDIPVLLQLFFWYTVFYDVLPSPKQALNPFTGLFLSNRGLIFAVPQSHPVHSYMLAAFISACVLVWLIRLWAKKRQEKTGKPFPVFRVSLLVLILAPFIVWILGGAPAKMNMPELKGFNFQGGMIVTPEFSALLLGLVLYTAAFVAEIVRAGIQSVSRGQTEAAMSIGLKPGHILNLVILPQALRVIIPPLTSQMLNLTKNSSLGVAIGFPDFVSVANTSINQTGQAIEGVAMIMAVYLFFSLTTSIFMNWYNKKSKLVER from the coding sequence ATGGAAAACTCTGACCTGGATTCTGAAAATATAACTAAAATATTTTTCTGGCATGATCCTGAAAAACGATCAATCTTTTTCCAGGCAGCGGCATTGTGTCTTATTCTTGGCGCAGGTTATTTTTTATTTAACAATACTGTTAAAAACCTTGAACGCCAGGCAATTGCCACAGGATTTGGATTTCTGGGAAAAGAAGCTGCTTTTGAAATAGGTGAATCTTTAATCTCATATTCTGCTGCTGACACTTATGCCCGTGCTTTGGCAGTAGGTGTTTTAAATACCTTAAAGGTTTCATTTATTGGTATTATCCTGACAGTTTTACTTGGAACATTGATTGGAATTGCCCGTTTATCAACAAACTGGCTTGTGTCAAAGCTGGCAGCAGTTTATATTGAAGTGCTGCAAGATATTCCAGTACTGCTTCAATTGTTTTTCTGGTACACAGTATTTTATGATGTACTGCCGTCTCCAAAACAGGCTCTTAACCCGTTTACCGGCCTGTTTCTCAGCAACAGGGGGCTTATTTTTGCTGTTCCCCAGTCTCATCCAGTTCACTCATACATGCTGGCAGCATTTATTTCTGCATGTGTTCTGGTATGGTTAATAAGACTGTGGGCAAAAAAACGCCAGGAAAAAACAGGTAAACCATTTCCAGTTTTTCGGGTTTCGCTTCTTGTTCTTATACTTGCTCCTTTTATTGTATGGATATTAGGGGGAGCGCCTGCAAAAATGAATATGCCTGAGCTTAAAGGCTTTAATTTTCAAGGCGGAATGATCGTAACCCCTGAATTTTCAGCCCTTCTGCTTGGTCTTGTTCTTTACACTGCTGCATTTGTTGCAGAAATTGTAAGAGCAGGAATTCAGTCAGTAAGCCGGGGTCAGACAGAGGCAGCTATGTCCATTGGTCTAAAACCAGGACATATCTTAAACCTGGTTATCCTGCCCCAGGCTCTCAGGGTTATAATTCCACCTTTAACAAGCCAGATGCTCAACCTTACCAAAAACAGTTCTCTTGGCGTAGCTATTGGTTTTCCTGATTTTGTATCAGTTGCAAATACAAGTATTAATCAGACAGGACAGGCTATAGAAGGTGTTGCCATGATAATGGCTGTTTATCTGTTTTTCAGCCTGACAACCTCAATATTTATGAACTGGTATAATAAAAAAAGCAAACTTGTGGAAAGATAA
- a CDS encoding amino acid ABC transporter ATP-binding protein: MIKIINMHKWYGEFHVLKDINLTVQQKERIVVCGPSGSGKSTMIRCINRLEEHQRGKIIVDGIELTNNIKNIEKIREEVGMVFQHFNLFPHLTILENLSLGPLWVRKIPKAEAEETAMYYLEKVHIAEQADKYPGQLSGGQQQRVAIARSLCMKPKVMLFDEPTSALDPEMVKEVLDVMISLAQEGMTMIVVTHEMGFAKSVAHRVMFMDQGQIVEQNSPDEFFDNPQNERTRLFLSQILH; this comes from the coding sequence ATTATAAAGATTATCAATATGCACAAATGGTATGGTGAATTTCATGTGCTGAAAGACATTAATCTTACAGTTCAACAGAAAGAGCGTATTGTTGTATGCGGTCCGTCAGGTTCAGGAAAGTCAACCATGATTCGCTGTATAAACCGGCTTGAAGAACACCAGCGGGGAAAAATCATTGTTGACGGTATTGAACTTACCAATAACATTAAAAATATTGAAAAAATCCGTGAGGAAGTGGGTATGGTGTTTCAGCATTTCAACCTGTTCCCTCATCTGACCATCCTGGAAAACCTCTCCCTCGGCCCCTTGTGGGTTCGCAAGATTCCCAAAGCTGAAGCTGAAGAAACAGCCATGTATTATCTTGAAAAGGTTCATATAGCAGAGCAGGCTGATAAATATCCTGGACAGCTTTCAGGAGGGCAGCAGCAGAGGGTTGCCATTGCAAGAAGCCTGTGCATGAAGCCCAAGGTCATGCTTTTTGATGAACCTACCTCAGCCCTTGATCCTGAAATGGTAAAAGAAGTGCTTGATGTTATGATAAGCCTGGCACAGGAAGGAATGACCATGATTGTTGTTACCCATGAAATGGGTTTTGCCAAAAGTGTTGCACACAGGGTTATGTTTATGGATCAAGGTCAGATTGTAGAACAGA